In Quercus lobata isolate SW786 chromosome 12, ValleyOak3.0 Primary Assembly, whole genome shotgun sequence, a genomic segment contains:
- the LOC115971284 gene encoding receptor-like protein kinase HSL1 has translation MTKLPLPFLETPLPLLILLLISIPFRVNSQSQNTEQAILLGLKQQWDDPPSIQSWNSSSSPCNWPGINCTNGAVTGITLRNISITTEIPSTICDLENLTTLDLAWNYIPGEFPTVLYNCSKLQYLDLSENFFVGPIPEDIYRIRTLQYIDLGANNFSGNIPKGIGNMTELQTLYLYQNQFNGTWPKEIGNLANLEVLGMAQNDKFVPTALPEEFGQLTKLTFLWMTRSNLIGQIPDYFSNFSSLVQLDLARNNLVGAIPSGLFLIKSLKFVYLFANRLSGEIPSSIEASLSLESLDVSANNLNGSIPEGVGKLRNLTVLLLFGNQLTGEIPKSIGQLPLIDFRVFRNKLSGTLPPELGMYSKLEGFEVSENQISGQLPEHLCDGGALQGLVAFSNNLSGEVPKWVGNCPTLRTVQLQGNNFSGEVPSGLWTLFNLSTLMLSDNLFSGGLPSKLASNLSRVEIRNNRFSGEIPVGISSWVQLVVFDARNNLLSGKIPAELTSLSHLNYLFLGGNQFSGELPSEIISWKSLTTLYLSRNKLSGQIPGVIGSLPDLKYLDLSHNQLSGEIPSEFGNLMLNSLNLSYNQLSGKIPDQLNNLAYENSFLNNSNLCVGSPILGLPSCYTKTRDSNNNKMPSIYLAMILVLVLVVLLVTVLLSLYKLSDYQRKKHQRNLATWKLTSFQRLNFTDLNILSNLTENNIIGSGGSGKVYRIPTDHPGQFVAVKSIWNNKTLDHKLEKEFLAEVEILGTIRHSNIVKLLCCISSENSKLLVYEYMENHSLDRWLHGKKRKSSTGMNLARQMVLNWPRRLQIAIGTAQGLSYMHHDCSPPIIHRDVKSSNILLDSEFKASIADFGLAKMLEKHGESRTMSAVAGSFGYFAPEYAYITKVNEKIDVYSFGIVLLELVTGREPNDEDMNLAEWALRHSSEGKSITDALDDEIKEPCYLEEMTMVFKLGLKCTSRLPANRPSLREVLQILCWCSPPRAYTVKKMGSDFDVAPLLGNVSSNYKINKEDVEGLV, from the exons ATGACTAAACTACCCTTGCCATTTCTCGAAACCCCACTACCCCTCCTTATCCTCCTCCTAATCTCCATACCCTTTCGAGTAAATTCGCAATCCCAAAACACCGAACAAGCCATCCTACTCGGCCTGAAACAGCAGTGGGATGATCCACCGTCTATCCAGTCATGGAATTCCTCATCCTCACCGTGCAATTGGCCTGGGATCAATTGCACCAACGGCGCGGTCACCGGAATAACCCTCCGAAACATAAGCATCACCACAGAAATCCCATCAACAATTTGTGACCTCGAGAACCTGACCACCCTTGACTTGGCCTGGAATTACATACCAGGAGAGTTTCCAACAGTCCTATACAATTGCTCCAAGCTCCAATATCTTGATCTCTCTGAAAACTTTTTTGTGGGTCCAATCCCAGAAGACATATACCGGATTCGAACTCTCCAATACATAGACCTCGGAGCCAACAATTTTTCAGGCAATATCCCAAAAGGGATTGGGAACATGACGGAGTTACAAACGTTGTACCTCTATCAAAACCAGTTCAACGGCACGTGGCCAAAGGAAATTGGTAACCTGGCCAATCTTGAAGTTTTGGGCATGGCTCAGAATGATAAGTTTGTGCCTACAGCTTTGCCAGAAGAGTTTGGACAGTTGACGAAGTTGACGTTTTTGTGGATGACAAGGTCTAATTTGATTGGCCAAATCCCAGAttatttttcgaatttttcaaGCCTGGTGCAGTTGGATTTAGCAAGGAACAATTTGGTAGGTGCTATTCCTAGTGGTTTGTTCTTGATAAAGAGTCTAAAGTTTGTGTATCTCTTTGCTAATAGATTGTCTGGTGAGATACCGAGCTCGATTGAAGCGTCATTAAGTTTGGAGAGCCTCGATGTTTCTGCAAACAACTTGAATGGTTCTATTCCAGAAGGTGTTGGCAAGTTACGAAATTTGACAGTGCTGCTTTTGTTTGGGAATCAATTGACCGGTGAGATTCCAAAAAGTATAGGCCAGCTACCACTGATTGATTTTCGGGTTTTCAGAAACAAGTTGAGTGGAACTTTGCCACCGGAATTAGGCATGTATTCGAAGTTGGAAGGATTTGAGGTCTCGGAGAATCAAATAAGTGGTCAATTGCCGGAACATTTATGCGATGGAGGTGCTTTGCAAGGACTGGTTGCATTTTCTAACAATCTCAGCGGGGAAGTGCCGAAATGGGTTGGAAATTGTCCTACTTTGCGTACAGTTCAGCTTCAGGGAAACAATTTCTCAGGTGAGGTTCCTTCTGGTCTTTGGACATTATTCAATCTATCAACCTTGATGTTAAGTGATAACTTGTTTTCGGGTGGGCTTCCAAGTAAGTTGGCTTCGAATTTGTCAAGGGTAGAAATTCGTAACAACAGATTTTCAGGTGAAATTCCTGTTGGAATCTCTTCCTGGGTGCAGTTGGTTGTCTTTGATGCAAGAAACAACTTGCTATCCGGAAAAATTCCAGCAGAATTAACTAGTCTTTCTCATCTTAATTATCTTTTTCTGGGTGGTAATCAATTTTCTGGTGAGCTTCCATCAGAGATCATCTCATGGAAGTCATTAACTACTTTGTACCTCTCAAGAAATAAGCTTTCTGGCCAAATCCCAGGAGTGATTGGGTCTTTACCTGATCTCAAATACTTGGACTTGTCACACAACCAATTGTCCGGTGAAATCCCATCTGAATTTGGCAATTTGATGCTTAATTCACTCAACTTGTCCTACAACCAACTATCTGGAAAAATCCCAGATCAGCTTAACAACCTTGCATATGAAAACAGCTTCTTGAATAATTCCAATCTATGTGTTGGCAGTCCAATTCTAGGCCTTCCAAGTTGTTACACCAAAACCCGTGATTCCAACAATAATAAAATGCCCTCTATCTACCTTGCCATGATTCTAGTTCTTGTCCTTGTAGTTCTCCTAGTCACTGTTTTATTAAGCTTATATAAGTTAAGTGACTACCAAAGGAAAAAGCACCAACGCAATCTGGCAACATGGAAGCTTACATCATTCCAGAGATTGAATTTCACAGATTTAAACATTCTGTCGAATTTGACTGAAAACAACATTATAGGAAGTGGTGGATCAGGGAAAGTATACCGGATTCCCACTGACCATCCAGGCCAATTTGTTGCTGTGAAAAGTATTTGGAATAACAAGACTTTAGATCACAAGCTCGAGAAAGAATTTCTGGCGGAGGTTGAAATACTGGGCACCATTAGGCATTCCAATATAGTAAAGTTGTTGTGCTGTATTTCAAGTGAGAACTCAAAACTTCTTGTTTACGAGTACATGGAAAATCACAGTCTGGATAGATGGCTCCATGGGAAGAAGAGAAAATCATCAACAGGGATGAATTTAGCACGTCAGATGGTCTTGAATTGGCCAAGAAGGTTGCAAATTGCAATTGGCACAGCACAAGGTCTAAGTTACATGCACCATGACTGTTCTCCTCCAATCATTCATCGAGATGTGAAGTCTAGCAACATTTTGTTGGATTCTGAGTTCAAGGCAAGCATAGCTGATTTTGGGTTAGCAAAGATGTTAGAAAAGCATGGAGAGTCCCGCACAATGTCTGCTGTTGCAGGCTCTTTTGGTTACTTTGCCCCAG AGTATGCCTATATAACAAAGGTCAATGAGAAGATTGATGTCTACAGCTTTGGAATTGTGCTTCTTGAACTCGTCACTGGAAGAGAACCCAATGATGAGGACATGAATCTGGCAGAATGGGCATTGCGACACAGCAGTGAAGGAAAGTCTATTACCGATGCTCTCGATGATGAAATCAAGGAACCGTGTTACTTGGAAGAGATGACTATGGTATTTAAACTAGGACTCAAATGCACTAGCAGATTACCTGCAAATCGGCCTTCCTTGAGGGAGGTTTTGCAGATTCTTTGCTGGTGTTCCCCTCCTAGAGCTTACACAGTTAAGAAGATGGGAAGCGACTTTGATGTTGCTCCTCTCCTTGGCAATGTTTCTAGTAATTACAAGATCAATAAGGAAGATGTTGAAGGCTTAGTTTAA